One stretch of Miscanthus floridulus cultivar M001 chromosome 18, ASM1932011v1, whole genome shotgun sequence DNA includes these proteins:
- the LOC136523118 gene encoding protein STAR1-like — translation MASSASGQQPPKSKHQQVELIISSAAAGRLFDEEDEAKELLLDVVDSLADAGGGDGPAAAPGTGGRPPPKIRVRGLRKRAASTGEEILRGVHLDVPRGVVMGVIGPSGSGKSTLLRALNRLWEPAPGAVFLDGADVCGLDVRALRRKVGMLFQQPAMFDGTVAYNVRYGPQLRGKKLTETEVKSLLRLADLDPTLSSKPANELSVGQAQRVALARTLANDPEVLLLDEPTSALDPISTQNIEDTIVRLKKTRGITTVIVSHSVKQIQHIADLVCLLVAGEVVEVLVPSELSRAKHPMARRFLELS, via the exons ATGGCCTCTTCAGCTTCAGGTCAGCAACCACCCAAATCGAAGCACCAGCAAGTCGAGCTTATCATCTCCAGCGCGGCGGCGGGTCGCTTGTTCGATGAAGAAGACGAGGCTAAGGAGCTCCTGCTGGACGTGGTGGACAGCCTCGCCGACGCCGGCGGAGGTGacgggccggcggcggcgcccggtACCGGCGGTAGGCCGCCGCCCAAGATACGGGTGCGTGGTCTGAGGAAGCGGGCGGCGTCGACCGGCGAGGAGATCCTGCGCGGCGTCCACCTGGACGTGCCACGTGGGGTCGTCATGGGCGTCATCGGGCCCAGCGGCAGCGGCAAGTCCACGCTGCTCCGCGCGCTCAACCGCCTCTGGGAGCCCGCGCCCGGGGCCGTGTTCCTCGACGGCGCCGACGTCTGCGGCCTCGACGTCCGCGCGCTCCGGCGCAAGGTCGGCATGCTTTTCCAGCAACCCGCCATGTTCGACG GAACTGTGGCATACAACGTGCGCTACGGGCCACAGTTGCGCGGCAAGAAGCTCACCGAAACCGAGGTGAAGAGCCTGTTGAGGCTGGCCGACCTCGACCCTACCTTGTCCTCCAAGCCTGCCAACGAGCTGTCCGTCGGCCAGGCGCAGCGCGTTGCCTTGGCTCGCACCCTCGCCAACGACCCTGAG GTGCTCCTGTTGGACGAGCCGACGAGCGCGCTAGACCCTATATCCACGCAGAACATCGAGGACACCATAGTGCGTCTGAAGAAGACGAGGGGGATCACCACGGTGATCGTCTCCCATAGTGTGAAGCAGATCCAGCACATCGCGGACCTGGTGTGCCTTctcgtcgccggcgaggtcgTGGAGGTGCTCGTGCCGTCAGAGTTGTCCAGGGCCAAGCATCCCATGGCCCGACGCTTCTTGGAGCTAAGCTGA
- the LOC136524509 gene encoding pentatricopeptide repeat-containing protein At1g31920-like, whose product MVSVLSSCAHLGSFDVGRSVHCVLLRNTARLNTITQTSLVDMYAKCGSIEKATAVFDAMDCKNAWTYSAMLSGLALHGDGRKALQVFDAMVKEGHAPDAAAYVGVLNACSRDGLLEEGLRCFDHMRLEVASNALHYCNEWRAFAVAQSEQDD is encoded by the coding sequence ATGGTCAGCGTGCTCTCGTCGTGTGCGCACCTGGGTTCCTTCGACGTCGGGCGGAGCGTCCACTGTGTGCTGCTGAGGAACACCGCGAGGCTGAACACCATCACGCAGACGTCCCTGGTTGATATGTACGCCAAGTGCGGCAGCATCGAGAAGGCCACGGCGGTGTTCGACGCGATGGACTGCAAGAACGCGTGGACGTACAGCGCCATGCTATCCGGCTTGGCGCTGCACGGGGACGGGCGGAAGGCGCTGCAGGTGTTCGACGCGATGGTCAAGGAAGGCCACGCGCCCGACGCGGCGGCGTACGTCGGTGTGCTGAACGCCTGCAGCCGCGACGGTCTGCTCGAGGAAGGGCTGCGGTGCTTCGACCACATGCGGCTGGAGGTCGCGTCCAACGCGCTGCACTACTGCAACGAGTGGCGAGCCTTTGCCGTTGCACAATCAGAGCAAGATGACTGA